CATGTTTATAGGTGGGTCCAGATCCTAACTTCCTTGCAGTTCAGCGGTGATGAGCTCCAGAATTTTGGGTCCCAGTTCTCCAACTGACTCTGCATAGGGGAAGATCTCTGAGCCCTCCCACAGCCCCATGAAAGCCAATGAATGCAGCTAGTTGAAAAATGGGaactttttttgtgtggaaaaaaaaatttctgttcaAAATTAGACATATTTTTGGACCAGCTGTATCAACGAGGATCCATGAAAATGCAGGGGTCCACCGACGTGGGCTCATTTTGCAGGACTGGATCCTTGGTTTTGTCAGACACTGGCTCAGCTGTATTGGAACTGTATTGGAACTCTGAAGAGATTAAGATTCTAATTACACTACTTCTTGTTACTCATCACATTTACCTATATACTGTTCATATATTATTGTCTTGCCATTTATTCGGATCATTTTTATAAGTGCAATGTATAAAATATGTTAGCTGACTCTTGGGCAGGTAGTACGTGCCATAAATCCAACAGATCTAAAATGCTCCTTCCACACTCAGACTTTAGACAGAAAAGTTGAAATCTGTAAATACTTTAGGGTTCACATGTATCCTTGGTTTCAGAAAACTGTGGTGTTGGAGTTGCTTTAATCTCTTAAAAACAGTCCAATGTGATATTTAAAGTGATTAGCGGGGCATGATTAAGAGTCATATATTTACAATGCACTGAATATGGCCCGTTTCCTCTACTCTTGAATAGCTGGTGTAAACTCAATCATTAAGTTTATAACTTAAATGATGATGCTTTCAAAAATATCCCAACCTACTTATCCTTGCTCCAGGTATGTTTTCTGTGTGTCATCTTttattcaacaaagcatttaagcatgtgctgcaGTGCTCGGCTGAATTGGGGCTTAGGGCTGTAAGGCCGTGATCCACAGCCATTGAAGTCGATGGAAGGACTCCTTTTGATTTttagtgagttttggatcaggaaACAACTTAAAGCCAGTCTCTGTCCTCATTTTTACATATTGTATAGTGCTGAGCATATTGTTGGTacaaaactaataataataattaaaaagaacaTGTTAAAACCATTAGTATTTTATTAGCTATGcattaacaaataaaatacttGTAGCAACCAGTAATCAGCAACTTGTAGCAACCAGTAATAAgtaatccagaaaaaaaaaattctttacacACTACTTTAGAAATGTACTGGGTGCTTCCCATAAGACATAAGAAGAggttcttgccccaaagagctttcaaacCAAAAATATACTTATATACAGTATAACAGAACATGCTGCTGTATCAGAAAGAGTGGAAAAACAAAGGCATTCCTCAGTTTACACTGGCCTGTAAGAGTAACCCAATATACAGTATATCAAATATTCCCCATTACTATCAATCAGCTGGACCATTGACTTTACAGAGATTGCTTTTTCCTTAAAAGTGTGCATGTGTATGCATAGCGGTATATTTATATTCACAAACACACTTTTATTGTCTACATTTCTATCAAATTATCTGTCCTTAAATTCTTCTTTTCTTCCTGgtgctgtttttctctttttttcttaattcCTCTGCAATATTGTTTTTACGTGTTGTTCAGTTGTCATCATTAAagctgtacttttaaaaaataattaatgctGAGCAAAAGAAATACCTGGCATTCAGGTACACTCACATGTTATATTtgtctcccatcttttcatgtgctgaaTATTTAttcctgcttactgtattttccactccatgcatctgatgaagtgggttatatcccacgcaagcttatgcccaaataaatgtgtttgtctctaaggtgccacaaggactcctcgttgtttttattgatacagactaacatggctactcctcTGAAGCCTGGAGAAGGTGTATTTCTAAAGGTATGCTAACAAAACCTTTCACAGAAGGGCAGAGGCATCCTGGTCACTGGTATTCTGGGTTTGGTTGCTGCTTAGCATGCTTTCTGGAGTGGTAGTTAGAGAGCTAGCCTGGTATTGGTGGCAGGGCCCACAGGGGCACATGAATGAGCAACACTTTAGAAACAAATGACAAAGGTACTTCCTGAAtttttccccagcaaaagcatAGATAAGTGGATTGAGACAACAGTGACTGAATGCTAGTGTTTCAGTCGCATGCATTGCATAGTCCATAAATTCGTGGCATTGGTTAACCAATTTATAGTGTCTTAAAGTTTCCAGAAAAATCAGTACATTGTATGGGGTCCAAAAGAGGAAAAACACAACCACCACCACTAAAATTAGTTtgatggctcttttttttttgtgatttttgcaGGAGAGCAATGTCCTGATGATTCCAAAATAGCAAAAGCTTATGACACAGGCTGGGATAAGGAACCCTAAGACATTCATTACCACATTGCAGAAAATAGGCCAGATTTCCTTAAGATCATCAGGGTACCTAGCTGTGCATTGTTCCTCTGTCCCCTGGGTGAACACAAATTGTGGCACTGAGACTAAAATGGCCACCACCCACACCCCAAGAGTGGTAAGAGAGCCATGGCTGACTGTTCTGGCTTTCAGAGAAAATGCTGCCCGAACTATGGCCAGGTATCTATCAATGCTTATGACAGTGATGAAAAACATGCCGCCAAAGAAACCCACATAATAAAGCGAGGAGATGATTTTGCATGGAATGTTCCCAAGTGTCCATCCACGCATCACATAGAAAGTCCAGAAAGGAAGTGAGATCACGAAGAGCAGGTCCGAGATAGCCAAGTTCAAGAGAAAAATGTCTGTGATGCTCTTCTGTCGGCTGCCCTTCACGATGGCAAAAACCACCAGGAGATTCCCCACCAGGCCAAGAACAAACACAGGGGCATATAAGGCTGGCAGAAATACTTTCCCAAACTCCTGGATGTTTACTTGGTCACAAACAGCAGCTGCTTCATCATAGGTAAATTCAGTCGTCACCTCAGGAAATTCCTGGGTCATGACGAGTGATTGCCttgcaaaagaaaatataaaaggaggaaaaatagTTATCAGAGAGGTAAATCTAGCAACCTTCAAAATACAGTTAAGTGAGCAAGGCAAGTTCTCTTCCTGGAGACAGTGAATCAAGAGTTGGCCCCCACAAATAATGccttaaataaatctgtttgtcagCATAAAACGTAGGACACCCTGAGCACTGGTAGATGTAGCATTTAAGGATTTCTACAACCAGTTCTGTTTGTGGGGAATGATTAAAAACCAGTGAGGTGCCCACGCTGCTTGCATAAAGCATGTGTTATTTTAATGGGTTGGAGCCTTTGTTTGATTGCaaataaccatttttttaaaatgtaggaaacTCACAGGAATTTTGTATACCATGAATACATGACACAGAAGCCCGGTAACATAGCACAGAAAGAATGGCCTGTGAAAGCCCATGATGAAGGGGCAATTTACTGGTGTCCAAACCAATCTCCAGCTCAGAGGAGCTACTCCCTGAATCATGCTCCCAccatcctctgacaaacaaaaagaaaaggtagATTGGAAATTTGCATGCTTCATTGTTGTTCATTTGTATAGCAGTgttgcccagaggccccagtttAGATCAGGTCacgttgtgttaggtgctgtgcaAATGTAGTAAAAGACAAAGGCTTCAGATAGTTCAGTAGAAGTCACAAGAAACTGCACTATTGACCATCAGGAATTCATTTGCCCACGGAGGATGTTTCCTTGTAATGCCAAGTCATTGGTGATTGATTTCTGCCATGCAGCGGGAGGTTTAGCTCTTATTTTGTAATAATTTATCAGCTATTTTCTGTGCTACCTGGAAGCCGTGGCTTTGTTTTACAACATCTCACTGTGCAAAGTTCAAACCTGCTCTACTCCAAAACATTTGACATGAAAAGTCCTCTTACACATTTAAAACCTCTTTGGGGTTTTGACACAGGAAAGCAGGCTGGAGAAAAGCTAATGACGAAGGGTTCTCTGACGGCTGCTAGCTGCAAAGCTAGAGCTGGGAGTAGGTGAGGCAATGTTAGTAATAAGCAGAAATCGCCCTTAGCCTGCTCTTGCGGTGCCAATGCAGGCAGCATTGTCACTTAAATCAATGGGCTGGCCTGCAGAGCCCAAACAGCAGCCACATCTGTGTCGCTGTATTTAAATTCCGTCGTCTCTATGCATTGATCATTCTATGAAAACTTAAATGGGGAGAAGAAATCTGTTGCTAGCAAAGGCATAGTAAGCGCCAATGAAGTTAGAAAAATTCTAACTGGAGATGCACTGTAAATCTTTACCAGTGGGAATAATTATTGGAACAGTTTACTAAAGGGATATGATACATTCTTCCTTACTGCATGTGTATGCACTAGTTCAGCCACAAGGTACGGGGATGCTGTAGAAAGAAATCAATGGCCTCTgtatgcaggaggttagactaggtAATCATGATGGGCCCTTCTCatctgatctgattttttttatttggatacACAGCTCTGTGATGGACACTGCAACATCCTGGATGGCAGGGTGAACAACAGCTGTAATGCTCAAATCATTCTCTCTGACACCATAGGAAAAGTGGTCTTTTCTATGCTCTGCCTGGTCTCATGATGCTGAGGCTTCTCTCGGGCGTCTGCCCATCACACAGTAAGTCACATATTACTCTGATCTATAGGGTAAGTTCATCCAGCTATTCCCAAATATATGATCAGTAGGACTTGTAAATACGGCTAACTCCTGAAGCTGAATCTAGAGGTTTAACAGCACCTGCTGGCTATCCCCTCATCTCTATGCTGCATTTGATCCCCAGGTGTGTCGTTTGACATTCACTATTTTGAGATAGGgaacttgtgggtttttttaactttctCTCCCCCTTTATGGGCCTCAGCTGTGCTGACCCTCTCTTAATGATACAAGCTTAACCACTCTGCTTGTGGGTTCCTTTGGAAAGTTTCAATACCATACCGCACGAACAGCTGTGTTTGACAGACAGTGGATTTCACACCATAGGGCATGCTGAGTCTTGGGGGGAATTGCAGACCCAGGCGGATGGTTGTACACTCACTTACCCATATTGCACATGcaattggaatgtgtgtgtatgtagtcACCTCCTTGTGTCCTCCCACAGCTTCCTATTTTGTGTACATAACGTAGGCGCCtcttttttgaaaaattggctCTTATGGTAACGTATTCAATTAGGCCAGTGCCTCTCAACTGGTGTTTGTACCCCCCCAGGAAGGCTCATTATGATGAGTAGTACCAGTCTCtaagtttgttagtctcgaaggtgccacaagtactccttttctttttagtagtaCCAGTAGGTATTTATTTGTGTTATGAAAGGCAATCAGGGAGGATGTTGAAAATGTTATTACAGCCTAAAGCTAAGAgaatctccctctccctgcacacCCTTACCCTTTGCAGTTGGGATTCTCGGTCAGCCCCTTGAAACACACACAGGTAAATTCTAGAGGCTTATCATTGCTATATTTATTGCAAACCGTAAgggcattttgaaaaatgttgatccCTAGTAAGGGCTCCCTAATTTGAAGAGGCTGAGAAACACTGAACTAGCTATAAATGTTTGTAACAACCCCTCACGCAAACACTTGCCCCAGTATAATACAGGAAACATTAAATCAGCTTCTGCTTCTTTCTCAAaccatctttcttcctttttttttctccagctcaTTTTATCATAGTCTACTTCCTCTGGTCCCAACCACAGCCCTGCTCTACTTTGTGCCTACCAAGCTTCCAGAAACATAGCTGTAGAGTATATTCTGCTTTTGGTTGCAGGTAACAGATGATATCCTGCCCTGCcaaccagggccggattaaggcaggggctttaggggctgcagccaagGGCCCTGGCTCAGGGGGGGCcctgcaaaaataaatcaaaggCAGTGATCTCCAATTCTGTGCTGCTAAAAGTCCCACGGTGCAGGGGGGCACTCAGGCAGgatgcctgcatgccgtggccccactccactcccggaagcagccggctgcTAGCATGTCTCTGAGgcccctggcagggggcaggaggaggccgctccgcgtgctgcccttgcccccagcaccatccccgCATCTCCCATAGGCTGGttcccagcccatgggagctacaggggctgCGCTTGCAGGCATGGGCAGCGCACGGAGATATGCTGTCTCCCTCCCCGCCAGAGGCTGCAGAGAAGTGCTagcagctggccacttccaggagcagcgtggggctcTGGCAGGCAGCTTGCCTGAGGCCTGCTGCGCCGCTGTCTGGGAGCCGCCTCTGGTAAGCACCTCccaaccagagcctgcacctcgcacccccttctgcaccccaatcccatgccccaggtcagaatctcctcctgcacccaaactccctcccagaccccacgccccctcctgcatcccaattccctgccccagccctctcctgcaccaaactccctcccaggaaaaCGACtagtatacaggggccccacaaagtctaatagccccgggcccacaggagagttcaTCCGGCCCTGCTGGGAACACGCTCTTTCTCACATCAGTGATTATCAAGCATTCTGTCCTGTagtgcagtggtctccaacctttttatgcccaagatcactttttgaatttaagagcaacccaggatctaccttgccccttccctgaggccctgcctcttccccaaagccccgccccactcactctcccccaccctcactcattttcaccaggctggggtagggggttggggctggggttggggaggggttgtgggctctgggctggggccgaggggtttgcaaTCTGGGAGGAacctctgggctgagcctggggcagggggttggggtgcaggaggtagggagtgtgggctctgggagggagtttgggtgcaggaggaggctgcaggctggggcagagtgttggggtgcaggagagagtttggggtgctggctcctggagggggctcagggctgggggttggggtgcagcctccCACCAGGCAGAATTTACCTCCGGCAGCTCCCAGTTGGCTGTGCGGCatggctgccgctaaggcaggctccctgcctgcccgtccccacgccactcctggaaggggccaatgcgcccctgcggcccctgggggaggggtggggatggggtggcaCATAGCTCTGCACATGGCTCTGCAGCTCcgattggccacagctccccgttcctggccaatgggactTGCGGGGGCAGTGcgtgcaggcaggagcagcgtgcggagggagacccctgccccccgtCCACGGGgccatgctggccacttctgggagcggcgtggggcccgggcagtcagggagcctgtcttagcggCAGCCGCACCGGAGATGGCTAttgaccggttggtgaccactgctgtagtgtgtatgtgtataaatgtaaatatacacacatacatatatatataaatagttTTGCAATCAGTAGTGGCCATGAACCACACGCCTGGTGAAAAGAGCAAGCCCAGTTTATATTTCTCATCTTTCCGGTCAAATTGCTCACTCATTTCAACATGATGTTACAAACACTCATGCTATCCACTTTTAGACCATGCTAAGAGCCTGCAGGGGTTGTCTCTATGGTACAGAAATGTGCAATACGGGGGCATGATTTCTACATCTCACTAACGTGATAGGCATTAATTAGTCCATGTAGACcatgctggtgtgcactaaaagttccttagtgcTCTTTAATGAAGTGCTGTGGTACTATGTTAAAATGCACAAGGGGACTACAGATCAATTAATGAGCAAaatgttagtgtgctttagaaatcacagctCTGGAGAGCACATTATCCCTCTATGTAGAGGTGCCCTGAGTTACAGGCATTACTGCTGACAAGTCAAAAGCAGACCTTTTAGCCAAAGGTCTATTTTAGATGTCCTCAGTCGGGTGCTAATCTAACACCCTGCTGAGACAGCGAGTGTAGCACTCAGAAATGTAACCCTaaaggatttttcacacctcagTCACACCCTTCACACTCTTGTTTGATTTGCTCATCTAAACAAACCATGGCTTCAGTGCACCCAGAACAGATATGGGTTTTCTCCCTGAGACCGGGTTTCACAGCAGGGAGGTATATTTAGATAATGCCAAATAATTTATGCATGCACTGGCCCTGAACAAGCCTTAACTTATAGTGGAGACGTATGTGAAGACATACGGATGCCTAGCCAGTCCCACCCTAGTTATTCTCTGCCACCACCCTTCCCACACACAGATGCACCCGCTTCTGTATCCTCCTAACTACACCCATCCTCCTCTTGCCTGCCTGAGAACAGCTTGCTGGTCTGGTGTGTGTTTCTCTTTCACTGCTTGATGATATGGCTTCTGGTGGCgcctctgtgatgctggcagaccaggtgccagctcttgccaaggctgcaGGCACTAACTAAGAATGGACAAACTCCTAGttggagaccagaccagttcacTTGTGTGTGTTGagttgctcaaaataggtatcagtcttataagaatgtatttagtatTTAGACTCTATCCAATGCTTGTCAGTTGGTGCATGCAGTAATCTCACTTGTACTGTCTGTATGCCATGCTAgaaggaaatatgtaagttttgctatatagctttttgaaaatgtttgttttaaacctgtgaaCTCAGATGGGAAGAGTGATTCCCCTTGCCTGTCCAGAAGAACTGTCAAAATCAGGTGGGCCGCCAAAGACCAGcgcaatacaaaggattggttaacggcctatcacaccttggaaatgctacATGCAAGGAAGCTCGTCCTTtggacttaggctatgtctacactggcaattgaatgataaaacttttgtctttcagaggggTTAAACCCCGcccaagacaaaagttttgccgcgGCAAGTACCAGTGTGAACAGTGCATTGTCGGCAGGAGCGGTCTCTTGCCAACAATGCGAACGCCACTCGTTGGGGGTAGAAGTTTTTTGTCGGCCCGAGAGCCGACAAacagccgtgtcgctaaaagctgtgtagtgtagacgtagcctgagaGACTGAATGAAGGACTAAAACAAAGACACAGGAAAGTtttccatctctttgctgtttgaactctcacaagGCCAGAGACACTAAACTGAAGTCAAAGATCCCCAGGGGTTACCCCCTGGATCCACTGTGAAAGACACTTCGACTTGATAAATCACTACAACTGTCACTTTTAGGatttaggctatggctacactatgcagcttttagtgACACGGCTGTGCCGCTACCACCATTTCGCTAAAAGGCTCGCAGAGTTTTAGATGTCAAAGccccattttcagaagtaacttagggcaggtctacacttaaaattctgCATTGACGCCGGTGTGCCGCTGTAGTTCTTAAGTGACGAtgcttctcccattggtgtactTAATCCCCCTCCCTAAGAGGTGGTAggtatgtcaatgggagaagcacGAGGGGTTAGGTCGACCTAATTACATCGTTCAgcgatgtggatttttcacagcgaGTGGCGTAGTTAtcctgatataggtctgtagtctCTCTTGTGTCTCCTTGACAGTCAGTGGGCCTTAGACTCCTAAGTCCCAAAGGATcaaatttaaaggtatttaggtgcctaaagatacagataggctCCTGATGGGATTTTTACAAGCACACATgcacctaatttccattgattgCTTGATAGTTCCATTGAGGTGGTTGGTGTTTTGTTGTTAGCCTTACAGGATGATAATTGCTAGGCTCACTccacttttcttttttgaaaatgtgaactctaTTTCAGTGGTTCAATGGTCGGGGGGATGTCTAGAGGGCCCAGCTCCCCCTCTACCCCTATTGGCCACTGACCAGAGCTGGGAGGCATAACAGcagagccccttccctgctgggatGACAGCGGGTAGCCAGGCTAAATTTGAGGGGCATTGTGAGCTCGTGCTCCTGCTTGGGCCCCACACCTTTGACATCTTTCCTGCACCTATGGGCACTGGGCACCTCCAGTCTCTGTGGAGAAGAGGAGCAGGGCCACTGGGAAAGCCCAGACAGGTGGAAGGGTTGGATCTGGGCTTTTGGTGCTTCCTAGGGAAGCAGAGAAACAGAAGTCTCCCAGAACTGCCTGGCCCCTGGTAGGGATGGTGCTATTCAGCCTGACTGCCCCTCTGGGTAGGAGCTTgggtgtgggggtggagagaccactgggctgggtgcaggtGGGAGATCTCGGAGCTAGGTGCAGGGCAATGTGAGGGAAAGAGTGTGGAGCTAGGtatggggcagcaggaggggatcGTGTGTGGAGCTGGGTGCAGGGCGGAGAGTGCGGGCTGGTTGCAGAGGCAGTGTGAGAGAGCTCAggactgggggagcagggggagtgctCTGGGCTGAGCAGTGAGGGGAGACTGTTGGGCCCCCTCCTTACAAAATTTCTGGTTGTGCCCCCTGCTACATTTGTTTCCCCCAGTGTGCTGACCTCCCCCGAGCAGTCCATACTTTTTAGAAATTAATTTTCTGTGGGAAATATGTATGTTGGATAATTCCTTGAATGCTTTTAAGAATCATGTAGACTGGATGGGCCAATTCATACAGATTCAATTTTTTCCCTGAGTTTATCTTACCTGCTCTTTGTCAGTAGTTCTTTCTACAGGGTCTTCCCTCCTCTCTAATCATTCAGCTTTCTTTTCTATGTTCTGTTGAAGACAAATTTTCACATGGAATTCATTATCTTGCCCTTTTGCAAGACTGTTAATTCCACCCTCTCATTCTTCCTTAATACTGCACCTACTTACTTCCTCGCCCCTCTTTCCCTTGTTGTTGTTTGTATGATCATTTGAAGGATGCCATCCTTGAAATTAGAGATGAAAGACTTGTTAAGTCAGCTACTTCATCTGCCTGTCAGTGAGGTACATTGCAGCCTGTCTTTTCCAGAACTGTCTGCCCAAGTTTTCGGTAATGGGGATTCCAACCAATCCTTCCTTTTAGGGATTATTCCACCATCTAATAGGAATTGAGAAATCTTTCTTGGTATTTAGCCTTAACTTTCCTTAAAGCAACTCCTTTCCTTTCTTGGTATTTTAATGAGAGACTTGTAGATAGTGACCGTATTTCTCTTTCGTTATAGTTTAACCAGTTCACTACCAGTGGGGTGTGCTTCGCTTATTGGTGGTTTGTTCAAGGGAACATATTTGGAAGCACTTATTCATCTTTCTGGAGGTGCATCTATCTGACCTACATCATCATATTAGAGAAGCATATCACAAACATAAATACATGTATCTCCACAACCCCCTGTGAGGTAAGCCTGCCTTTATTTATTACTTATCCCAGTTTTTAGAGATGGGAAGCTGAGTCATAGATAGATCAAGcaatttgcccagggtcacatggAAAGTTTGTGGCAAACCATGAATCAGATCTTCTGGGTCAGTGTCTATACCATAAGATCATCCTTCCACACCATGCTTTCTcgcttcctttctcccctctgccATCTTCTCTGTATTAAAGGGACTTGCGTAGATTGATGCtgtgtggtggttgttttttggaCCATGTTGGGCAATAATATACCCTGGCACCTTGAGT
The Natator depressus isolate rNatDep1 chromosome 2, rNatDep2.hap1, whole genome shotgun sequence DNA segment above includes these coding regions:
- the CX3CR1 gene encoding CX3C chemokine receptor 1; this encodes MTQEFPEVTTEFTYDEAAAVCDQVNIQEFGKVFLPALYAPVFVLGLVGNLLVVFAIVKGSRQKSITDIFLLNLAISDLLFVISLPFWTFYVMRGWTLGNIPCKIISSLYYVGFFGGMFFITVISIDRYLAIVRAAFSLKARTVSHGSLTTLGVWVVAILVSVPQFVFTQGTEEQCTARYPDDLKEIWPIFCNVVMNVLGFLIPACVISFCYFGIIRTLLSCKNHKKKRAIKLILVVVVVFFLFWTPYNVLIFLETLRHYKLVNQCHEFMDYAMHATETLAFSHCCLNPLIYAFAGEKFRKYLCHLFLKCCSFMCPCGPCHQYQASSLTTTPESMLSSNQTQNTSDQDASALL